The following are encoded in a window of Gloeothece citriformis PCC 7424 genomic DNA:
- a CDS encoding helix-turn-helix domain-containing protein, with translation MPAPYSYDLRQKAVKAVKRGHKKVNVCRLFKISRNTLDLWLKREKETGEYAAIANKQGRHSKIEDEEKFKSFVKENKGKTQKRMAELWGNNITQQNISYTCKKLGITRKKNLRISGKK, from the coding sequence ATGCCAGCACCTTATAGCTATGATTTACGGCAAAAAGCAGTTAAAGCCGTAAAAAGAGGGCATAAAAAAGTAAATGTCTGTCGTTTATTTAAAATTAGTCGTAATACTTTAGATTTATGGTTAAAAAGAGAAAAAGAAACAGGAGAATACGCAGCGATCGCTAATAAACAGGGAAGACATAGTAAAATTGAAGATGAAGAAAAGTTTAAAAGTTTTGTCAAAGAAAATAAAGGTAAAACTCAAAAGCGAATGGCTGAACTATGGGGCAATAACATCACTCAACAGAATATTAGTTATACTTGCAAAAAACTGGGAATTACAAGAAAAAAAAACTTACGGATATCAGGAAAGAAATGA
- a CDS encoding IS630 family transposase yields the protein MNYGAITSLNRILVILAKNWELQEKKTYGYQERNEIEREAFREKVILIEKKKRVYLDEAGFDNRDDYPYGYSPKGERCYDLKCGKKRERVSWIGALKEGKILAPLTFEGCCNRDLFEAWLSQSLVPQLEPGDIIILDNATFHKGETIREIVEEAGCELWYLPAYSPDLNKIENWWSVLKTWMKQMLPEFETVRECVDAAFKKCPNVFA from the coding sequence CTGAACTATGGGGCAATAACATCACTCAACAGAATATTAGTTATACTTGCAAAAAACTGGGAATTACAAGAAAAAAAAACTTACGGATATCAGGAAAGAAATGAAATAGAACGAGAAGCTTTCCGAGAAAAAGTTATTTTAATTGAGAAAAAGAAAAGAGTTTATTTAGATGAAGCGGGGTTTGATAATAGAGATGATTATCCTTATGGCTATAGCCCTAAAGGAGAAAGATGCTACGATTTAAAATGTGGGAAAAAACGAGAAAGAGTCAGTTGGATTGGTGCTTTAAAAGAAGGAAAAATTTTGGCTCCTTTAACCTTTGAAGGTTGTTGTAATAGAGATTTATTTGAAGCCTGGTTATCTCAAAGTTTGGTTCCTCAATTGGAACCAGGTGACATCATTATTTTGGATAATGCCACATTTCATAAAGGAGAAACCATCAGAGAAATTGTAGAAGAAGCTGGTTGTGAACTATGGTATCTACCAGCTTACTCTCCAGATTTAAATAAAATTGAGAATTGGTGGTCTGTTTTAAAAACTTGGATGAAACAAATGTTACCCGAATTTGAAACAGTTAGAGAATGTGTCGATGCTGCCTTCAAAAAATGTCCTAACGTTTTTGCGTAG